A window of Streptomyces sp. NBC_01689 genomic DNA:
GTTCTCCGCGGAGGGCAGCACCATCTGTCTGCGGCCCGCCGGGCACTACGTCCGCCCGGGTGCCGAGGCCAGTTTCGCCACCGTGGTGGCCGCGGCGCGCGACCGGGGCGAGTGCGCCCTCGGATACCGTCGTCACGACCGGCGCGCGACGCTCCCGGACCTGGGCGTCCGGCTCAACCCCCACAAGGGCGAGCGGCGCGTATGGGACGCCGAGGACCAGGTGGTCGTCGTGGCGTCCGAACCGGCCGACCCCCCGGCCCCACCCGGAACCGACCCAAGGGAATCGCGGGCCGGCCGGAAGGACGCGAGGCCGCACCCCCGGTGATCGGGGCATCGGCGTCGACGGTCCTGCCTTCGCACGTCCCCCGTCCGCTTTTCGTGCTCTAAGTGCAGCAGAGGTATCGCAATACACAAGCCTGTCGCGCCCTCGCGGATGAGGAAAACGGACCAACTGCGACTGATTGATACACTGACCCATCATGAGAGCCGACGCCGCACGCAATCTGGCCGCGGTCCTGCGCACCGGGGCCCGCCTTCTCGCCGACGACCCGAGCACCTCGATCTCGGCCATCGCCGCGGCGGCGGGCGTGGACCGCACCACCGTCCACCGCCGTTTCGCCACCCGCGAGGCGCTGCTCGACGCCGTGTTCCAGGCGAAGCTCGACTCCGCCTCGCGAGTCCTCGACGAGGCCCGGCTGACCGAGGCTCCGGTGGCCGTCGCCCTGCACCGCTACGTCGAGGGGATCATCCCGGTCAGCCGGGAGTGGCCCGTCGACACCCGCCGCATGATGCAGGCGGACCCGAAGGCCCGCGACCCGCGCGAGGAACAGAGCCGGCGGCTCGACGACTTCCTCCGGCGCGCCGCCGACGAAGGCTTCCTGCGCGCCGACGTCCCGCAGGCATGGGCACGCGGCCTCCTCGACGACCTGGTGGACAGCGCCGCGCACCGGTTCCCCGGCATCGAGCCCCCGCGGGCGGCCGATCTGGTCGTCGACATGTTCCTCAACGGGGTCGGCAGGGCCTGACCGCCTGCCGGCCCGTGCGACGAACGGCCGGACACGCGCCCACGGATCCATGGGCGGAATCCCCCGTCCGGTTCCTCCGTTCGCCTCCCGCGTCCGGCTCCCAGGCCGGGTTCCCGCCGCTTTCGCCCGAACGGGCGTGCCCGCCGGTCTCCCGTGCGCCGTCTCCACTCCCGTTCACGGACACAGGGCAGTTGTCACCCCCGTGCCGCACGCGTCTCACCCGATTGGACCGTGTGACCGAGCCGGGCGGCTCCTGCGCGTGAACGATCTGGTGCCGTAGGCATCCAGAGAAAGCGAGAACGGCATGCGGACATCTGCGGATTCTGGCTCGCGACGCCGAATACGGCGCTCCCGCACCGCGGCGGCGGGCTGTGCCGTCGCCGCCCTGTGCACGGCCGGGGTGGCTCCGGCCGCCGCGGACGGCGGCACCAGACCCACCATCGTGCTGATCCACGGTGCCTTCGCGGACGGCTCGAGCTGGAACGGGGTGATCGAACGGCTCGAAAGCCATGGCTACACCGTCATGGCGCCGGCCAACCCGCTGCGCGGGCTGTACAGCGACTCCGCCTACATCGCCTCCGTGCTGAAGAGCGTCAAGGGCCCGATCGTGCTCGCCGGTCATTCCTACGGCGGTGCCGTGATCAGCACCGCCGCGGAGGGCAACCCCCAGGTGAAGTCCCTGGTGTACATCTCGGCGCTGATGCCGGACGTGGGGGAGAGCGGCATGTCGCTGGGCGCCCGGTTCCCCAGCGCCCTCGGGACCGCCACCGACTCCGTGCCCTATCAGGCCGGCAACGGTGTCAGCGGGACCGACCTGTATCTCAAGCGGGACAAGGTGCACTCGGTCTTCGCCGCCTGCCTGCCCGAGAGCCAGGCGAACCTGCTGGCCGTCACCCAGCGGCCCGCGGCCACCACCGCGTTCTCGGAGACGGCCAAGGTCGCCGCCTGGAAGACCATCCCCTCCTGGGCCCTCGTCGGCCGCCAGGACATGACGATCAACCCCGCACAGGAACGCTTCGAGGCCGAACGGGCCCACTCCCACACGGTGGAGATCAACTCCTGTCATGTGTCCCTGATCGCCCACCCCGACGCGGTGGCCGACCTGATCCTCCAGGCGGCCGGCGCGTCCGCGACCGGGTCGGACCGCCCCGCACTGGCGAACACCGGTGTCGCCGGGAGCGGCCGGGGCATGGCCGGACTCGGCGGGATCGCCGGCGCGTCGCTGGCGTCCGGTGCGGCCGCTGTACTCCTCAGCCGGCGACCGGGACGCCGTACACACTGACCCACCCGGAACCGGACCGCACGGATCGGCCGTGTCCGGCACCGCCGCCTCTCCCGGTGCGGTGCCGTGCTCCGGGAGCCCCGCCGCTGCCCGCGGCGGTCCGCTCCACCGGGCCGCGGCGATCCGCGGAGGCGGCGTGATCCGCGAAGGCGGAGCCGCCCACGAGCCGTACTTGACGATCCATCAAGTGACGGACTTTTCCCCTGTCGCTCGCCCGCTACTGAACGTACACTGACAACTCATAGGGATTCGGGCGTGATTGACTGGGGGAGCCGTCATGTCCTGGAACAACAATGACCTGCCCGGCGGGTTCGTCGTCCCGCCGATGCCCACCGCACCGCCACCCGCCCCGACGGACGGCCTGAGAGCGGTCGCGGTGGCGGTGCTGAACCTCTCCGGGCTGGGCCTGGGTTATGCGCTGATGCGTCGCTGGGGCCTGATGGCGGTCTGCTGGGTCGCGACCGCGCTGCTGCTCGTGGTGGCCCTGCCCGCCGATCCGGACGGCGTCCCCGGCGCGGCGGTCGTCCTCTATCCGGTCCTTCTCGGGCTCGCCGCCGTCCACGGAGCGTTCCTGGGCCTGCGGACCCGTCTCCTGTGGCCGCCGCGGGCGTGGCTGGCGATCGCACTCGGAGTCGTCCTCCTGGCCGTGCCCGCGGGAGGTGTCGTCCTGTACGGAGACGCGCGGGACCGGGCGACCGAGGCGATGCTCCTGGAGCGACTGGAACGGGCCGACAAGCTCGTCCGGGAGTCCGGGAAGCAGTCGTTCACGACCGCGGAGTCCGACTACCGCCGGGCGCTGGCCGCCTACCGGGGTCTGCGCGACGACCATCCCGGCTCCAAGGCGGCCGACCGGGTGCCCGACCGGCTCAAGACCTTCTACAGCACGGTGGGTTCGCCCTATGCCCAGAAGAACTACTGCGACGCCATAGCGCCGTTGAAGTACCTGCGGACGGTCCCGGGAACCATGGGCAGGAAACAGCTCGGGTCGCTGTCCACCTGGCCGGACGACCGGCTGGCGACCTCGCTGTACGAGTGCGCGTCCGAGGCGCTC
This region includes:
- a CDS encoding TetR/AcrR family transcriptional regulator, which gives rise to MRADAARNLAAVLRTGARLLADDPSTSISAIAAAAGVDRTTVHRRFATREALLDAVFQAKLDSASRVLDEARLTEAPVAVALHRYVEGIIPVSREWPVDTRRMMQADPKARDPREEQSRRLDDFLRRAADEGFLRADVPQAWARGLLDDLVDSAAHRFPGIEPPRAADLVVDMFLNGVGRA
- a CDS encoding alpha/beta fold hydrolase: MRTSADSGSRRRIRRSRTAAAGCAVAALCTAGVAPAAADGGTRPTIVLIHGAFADGSSWNGVIERLESHGYTVMAPANPLRGLYSDSAYIASVLKSVKGPIVLAGHSYGGAVISTAAEGNPQVKSLVYISALMPDVGESGMSLGARFPSALGTATDSVPYQAGNGVSGTDLYLKRDKVHSVFAACLPESQANLLAVTQRPAATTAFSETAKVAAWKTIPSWALVGRQDMTINPAQERFEAERAHSHTVEINSCHVSLIAHPDAVADLILQAAGASATGSDRPALANTGVAGSGRGMAGLGGIAGASLASGAAAVLLSRRPGRRTH